One window from the genome of Erwinia sorbitola encodes:
- a CDS encoding beta-ketoacyl-[acyl-carrier-protein] synthase family protein — translation MMFISAVGMLNALGAGADEVAGNLQRGVAPGMHADSGWLIGGKPCWIGRVEAQLPAVPSRLAAHNSRNNQLLLAALAQIDAEVQLAIARFGADRVAVVLGTSTSGLDEGDRFISGDSANYHYFQQELGDPSRFLADYLHLSGPAYTLSTACSSSARALISGQRLIDAGLADVAIVGGADTLSRMPLNGFDSLESLSSGRCVPFSQQRAGITIGEGAALMLLTREPQPVAILGVGESSDAWHMSAPHPEGEGAKRAIQMALQQAGLATDDVGYINLHGTATRLNDQIEAGVVSALFGDRVPCSSTKHLTGHTLGAAGIVEAALCWLILTRDLPLPPQDFSASTPDSSLPDCGLLMVPAPLARPVVMSNSFAFGGNNACLILGAL, via the coding sequence ATGATGTTTATTTCTGCGGTGGGGATGCTTAACGCGCTGGGCGCAGGTGCTGATGAGGTCGCCGGCAATTTGCAGCGCGGTGTGGCACCGGGAATGCACGCCGACAGCGGCTGGCTGATCGGGGGTAAACCCTGCTGGATCGGGCGAGTGGAGGCGCAACTGCCTGCGGTTCCTTCCCGCCTTGCGGCCCATAACAGCCGGAACAACCAGCTGCTGCTGGCGGCGCTGGCACAGATTGACGCTGAAGTTCAGTTAGCCATTGCCCGCTTTGGTGCGGATCGCGTGGCAGTGGTGCTGGGTACCAGTACTTCCGGCCTCGACGAGGGCGATCGCTTTATCAGCGGCGACAGCGCAAACTATCACTATTTCCAGCAGGAACTGGGGGATCCGTCGCGTTTCCTGGCGGATTATCTGCATCTTAGCGGCCCGGCCTACACGCTTTCTACTGCCTGCTCCTCAAGTGCGCGTGCGCTGATCAGCGGCCAGCGGTTGATCGATGCCGGACTGGCGGACGTGGCAATTGTTGGCGGCGCGGATACGCTCAGTCGGATGCCGCTCAACGGCTTTGACAGCCTGGAGTCGCTCTCGTCCGGGCGCTGTGTGCCATTCAGCCAGCAGCGTGCGGGTATCACCATTGGTGAAGGGGCAGCGCTGATGTTGCTGACGCGTGAACCTCAGCCGGTGGCGATCCTCGGCGTTGGCGAGTCCTCTGACGCCTGGCATATGTCGGCACCGCATCCCGAAGGGGAGGGGGCAAAGCGTGCAATCCAGATGGCGCTGCAACAGGCGGGGCTGGCAACGGATGACGTGGGCTATATCAATTTGCACGGCACCGCTACTCGCCTGAATGACCAGATTGAAGCCGGGGTAGTCAGCGCGCTGTTTGGCGACCGTGTTCCGTGCAGCTCCACCAAACATTTAACCGGTCATACGCTTGGTGCAGCCGGTATTGTCGAGGCGGCGCTTTGCTGGCTGATCCTCACCCGCGATCTGCCGCTGCCACCGCAGGACTTCAGCGCCAGCACTCCGGACAGCTCGCTGCCTGACTGTGGCCTGCTGATGGTGCCTGCGCCGCTGGCGCGCCCGGTGGTGATGAGCAACTCTTTTGCTTTTGGCGGCAACAATGCCTGCCTGATTTTAGGAGCGCTGTAA
- a CDS encoding DUF3261 domain-containing protein has translation MKSLLTLLCAALLLTGCAGKPDETRPQAWLKPGVRVTLPPPAIDPAFSQQQLLTGSFKGKQQSLLVMLSADGQQLTLAGLSSLGIRLFRVTYDSSGIHTEQSLILPEMPPASQVLADIMLSHWPLAAWQPRLPAGWTLTDKGDRRQLRDADGGLVTEIRYLQRGTQRLPVSVQQFAFGYHILIQNLDG, from the coding sequence ATGAAAAGCCTTCTGACGCTGCTTTGTGCCGCGCTGCTGTTAACGGGCTGCGCCGGAAAACCGGACGAGACGCGACCGCAGGCATGGCTTAAACCGGGCGTACGTGTGACATTGCCGCCGCCGGCCATCGACCCGGCGTTCAGCCAGCAGCAGCTGTTGACCGGCAGTTTCAAAGGGAAGCAGCAGTCCCTGCTGGTGATGCTGAGTGCCGATGGTCAGCAGCTCACGCTGGCCGGTCTCTCATCGCTCGGTATTCGTCTGTTCCGCGTGACCTATGATTCCAGCGGAATTCATACTGAGCAGTCGCTGATCTTGCCGGAAATGCCGCCAGCCAGCCAGGTGCTGGCCGATATTATGCTCAGTCACTGGCCGCTAGCGGCCTGGCAGCCGCGTCTGCCGGCGGGCTGGACGCTGACAGACAAGGGCGACCGGCGTCAGCTGCGCGATGCCGACGGCGGGCTGGTCACTGAGATCCGCTATCTGCAACGCGGCACGCAGCGGCTGCCCGTCAGCGTTCAGCAGTTTGCCTTTGGTTACCATATCTTGATTCAGAATCTGGACGGCTGA
- a CDS encoding MMPL family transporter: MQSSSVLFSDRSRAIAAAWLMVCLLLLAGLALLLPQARINSSVLALLPAQSMGAMPADLQQGFMQRLDRQMVWLVSPGKQDDPAVAQALLTRLQQLDGLAQVKGPLDARQQQAWGQFAWQHRNSMIDAATRARLQNGGTAQADWVLAQLYSAFAGVSGQEISHDPLMLVRGAQLAMQQNASQLGLSNGWLTTRDKQGRQWYFIHGELASSSFDMQQSHAITGQLKAIERELRQQFPDAQLLSRGTVWFSDYASQQAQHDVSTLGVATIAGVLLLVFSVFRSPRPLLLCALSVGIGALAGTVVTLLCFGELHLMTLVMSLSIVGISADYTLYYLTERMVHGAEMTPQQSLHKVMRALLLALGTTAIAWLIMVIAPFPGIRQLAVFAAVGLAASCLTVICWYPLLVKGLPIRPVPQMALMGRWLAAWRRNNRLRIGLPLLVALISLAGLSQLRIDDDISQLQSLPRHLLAQERQVTALTGQSADQTWLAVSGNNPQQTLQRLEALAPKLADARRQQWLKQYRLLPLSSLVQQQQDLQLLHQAAPTVMARLQEAGVTVSTPDLRAMPLTPQAWLDSQNSEGWRLLWLTLPDGRSGVLVPLTGVTNRAALAQLAASQPGVSWIDRKQTFDELFAFYRTLLGWLLAAALVAIALSNVLRLGWRQGLLTVIPSVLSLGGGLAALAFSGHTLNLFSLLALVLVLGIGINYTLFFSNPRGTPITSLLAVTLAMATTLLTLGMLVFSSTQAISSFGIVMCSGIFTAFLLSPLALPVKRRKK, from the coding sequence ATGCAGAGCAGCAGCGTTTTGTTTTCTGATCGCAGTCGTGCGATTGCCGCTGCCTGGCTGATGGTCTGCCTGCTGTTGCTGGCAGGTCTGGCTTTGCTGCTGCCGCAGGCACGAATTAACAGCAGCGTGCTGGCGCTCCTGCCCGCGCAGTCGATGGGCGCGATGCCTGCCGATCTGCAACAGGGCTTTATGCAGCGTCTTGACCGCCAGATGGTGTGGCTGGTCAGCCCCGGTAAGCAGGATGATCCGGCTGTGGCGCAGGCGCTGCTGACGCGCCTGCAACAGCTTGACGGTTTAGCGCAGGTGAAAGGGCCGCTGGATGCGCGACAGCAGCAGGCCTGGGGGCAGTTTGCCTGGCAGCATCGCAACAGCATGATTGATGCCGCCACGCGCGCACGTCTGCAAAACGGTGGCACAGCGCAGGCGGACTGGGTGCTGGCTCAACTCTACTCGGCTTTTGCCGGAGTCAGCGGGCAGGAGATCAGCCACGATCCGTTGATGCTGGTGCGCGGTGCTCAACTGGCGATGCAGCAGAATGCCAGCCAGCTTGGCCTGAGCAACGGCTGGCTGACCACCCGCGATAAGCAGGGGCGGCAGTGGTACTTTATCCATGGAGAACTGGCGAGTAGCTCCTTTGATATGCAGCAAAGCCATGCCATTACCGGCCAGCTTAAGGCGATTGAGCGGGAGCTGCGACAGCAGTTCCCGGATGCGCAACTGCTGTCACGCGGTACCGTGTGGTTCAGCGATTATGCCAGTCAGCAGGCGCAGCATGATGTTTCCACCCTCGGTGTGGCTACCATCGCCGGTGTGCTGCTGCTGGTGTTCTCAGTGTTTCGTTCACCGCGTCCGCTGCTGCTGTGTGCGCTGTCGGTAGGCATTGGTGCGCTGGCCGGAACGGTGGTTACGCTGCTTTGCTTCGGTGAGCTGCATCTGATGACGCTGGTGATGAGCCTCAGTATTGTCGGTATCTCGGCGGATTACACCCTCTATTACCTGACCGAACGCATGGTGCACGGGGCGGAAATGACGCCGCAGCAAAGCCTGCATAAAGTGATGCGAGCGCTGCTGCTGGCGCTGGGGACTACCGCTATTGCCTGGCTGATCATGGTGATCGCGCCGTTCCCGGGGATTCGCCAGCTGGCGGTGTTCGCCGCTGTCGGTCTGGCGGCTTCCTGCCTGACGGTCATCTGCTGGTATCCGCTGCTGGTAAAAGGGCTGCCGATACGTCCGGTGCCGCAGATGGCGCTGATGGGGCGCTGGCTGGCGGCATGGCGGCGTAATAACCGCCTGCGTATTGGCCTGCCGCTGCTGGTAGCGCTGATCTCGCTGGCGGGGCTGAGTCAGCTACGTATCGACGATGATATTTCTCAGTTGCAGTCGCTGCCCCGGCATCTGCTGGCACAGGAGCGGCAGGTGACGGCGCTTACCGGGCAGAGCGCAGATCAGACCTGGCTGGCCGTCTCCGGCAATAATCCGCAGCAGACGCTGCAACGCCTTGAGGCGCTGGCCCCGAAACTTGCCGATGCGCGTCGCCAGCAGTGGCTGAAGCAATATCGACTGCTGCCGCTCTCTTCCCTGGTGCAGCAGCAGCAGGATTTGCAGCTGCTGCACCAGGCGGCCCCGACGGTAATGGCCCGTTTACAGGAGGCGGGCGTTACGGTCAGCACTCCCGATCTCAGGGCGATGCCGCTGACGCCGCAGGCGTGGCTCGACAGCCAGAACAGTGAAGGCTGGCGGCTGCTGTGGCTGACTCTGCCTGACGGGCGCAGCGGGGTGCTGGTGCCGCTAACCGGAGTGACTAACCGGGCGGCGCTGGCGCAGCTGGCCGCCAGTCAGCCCGGCGTCAGCTGGATCGACCGCAAACAGACTTTTGACGAGCTGTTCGCGTTTTATCGCACCCTGCTGGGATGGCTGCTGGCGGCGGCACTGGTGGCCATTGCCCTGAGCAACGTGCTGCGGCTCGGCTGGCGTCAGGGGCTGCTGACGGTGATCCCCTCGGTGCTGTCGCTGGGCGGCGGGCTGGCGGCGCTGGCGTTCTCCGGCCATACGCTGAACCTGTTCTCGCTGCTGGCCCTGGTGCTGGTGCTGGGGATTGGCATTAATTACACCCTTTTCTTCAGCAATCCGCGCGGCACGCCGATAACCTCTCTGCTGGCGGTGACGCTGGCGATGGCTACCACGCTGCTGACGCTGGGGATGCTGGTATTCAGCAGCACTCAGGCGATCAGCAGTTTCGGCATTGTGATGTGCAGCGGTATCTTTACCGCCTTTTTACTGTCCCCGCTGGCGCTGCCGGTGAAACGGAGAAAAAAATGA
- a CDS encoding LolA family protein → MIRMLFTLLTLCSLSAQAVTLDELQQRFASQPVVRADFNQLRTIKGMTQPLKSSGQLMIAQDKGLWWQQAKPFPLTLVLDEKRMVQVMNGQPPEIVTADSNPQMFQFNHLLRALFQADRSVLEQNFALDFHDLGQDRWRLVLTPSTSPLDKLFTNITLQGAGYLDTIQLNDRQGDRTDITLSNQRLTPTTLTDAEQQRFVF, encoded by the coding sequence ATGATCAGAATGTTATTTACCCTGCTGACGCTATGCAGCCTCAGTGCGCAGGCCGTCACGCTGGACGAGCTGCAACAGCGCTTTGCCAGTCAGCCGGTGGTGCGTGCTGACTTCAACCAGCTGCGCACCATTAAAGGTATGACGCAGCCGCTGAAATCGAGCGGACAGCTGATGATCGCCCAGGACAAAGGGCTGTGGTGGCAGCAGGCGAAACCCTTCCCGCTGACGCTGGTGTTGGATGAAAAACGCATGGTGCAGGTGATGAACGGGCAGCCACCAGAAATTGTCACCGCCGACAGTAATCCGCAGATGTTCCAGTTCAACCACCTGCTGCGTGCGCTTTTCCAGGCTGACCGCAGCGTGCTGGAGCAGAACTTCGCGCTGGATTTTCACGACCTCGGGCAGGATCGCTGGCGTCTGGTACTGACGCCATCCACCTCACCGCTGGATAAGCTGTTTACTAACATTACGTTGCAGGGGGCTGGCTATCTCGACACCATCCAGCTCAACGATCGCCAGGGCGATCGCACCGATATTACCCTCAGCAACCAGCGCCTGACGCCGACCACTCTCACCGATGCAGAGCAGCAGCGTTTTGTTTTCTGA
- a CDS encoding acyl-CoA thioesterase: MLNDARFSVEVELTVPFHDVDAMGVVWHGNYFRYFEIAREALLGKFNYGYREMKASGYVWPVVDTRVKYRGTLTFEQRIRVRATIEEVENRLRIAYQIFDAESGQRTTTGYTIQVAVAEGDKGISFVSPQILFDRLGVTP; this comes from the coding sequence GTGTTAAACGATGCGCGTTTCTCTGTTGAGGTTGAGCTGACCGTCCCGTTCCACGATGTGGATGCGATGGGCGTAGTCTGGCACGGCAACTATTTCCGCTATTTCGAGATCGCCCGCGAAGCCCTGCTGGGCAAATTTAACTACGGCTACCGCGAGATGAAGGCCTCCGGCTATGTCTGGCCGGTCGTCGATACCCGGGTGAAGTATCGCGGCACTCTGACCTTTGAACAGCGTATCCGCGTGCGTGCCACTATTGAAGAGGTGGAAAATCGTCTGCGTATTGCCTATCAGATTTTCGACGCAGAGAGCGGCCAGCGCACCACCACCGGCTACACCATTCAGGTGGCAGTGGCTGAAGGAGATAAGGGTATCAGCTTTGTCTCCCCGCAAATCCTGTTTGACCGACTGGGAGTGACGCCATGA
- a CDS encoding glycosyltransferase family 2 protein has product MLNETFRPCVVIPCYNHGVMMASVLARLAPFNLPVLIVDDGSDSETARQLAALVRPGVELLRLTPNQGKGAAVLAGLAALGRQGFTHAVQVDADGQHQIEDCPRLLAAARAAPEALISGQPQYDDSVPRARLYGRYITHFWVWVETLSFSLKDSMCGFRVYPLAPTLLLAQRHAIGQRMDFDTEIMVRLYWAGTPSYFIPTRVTYPQDGLSHFDALRDNLRISWMHTRLFFGMLPRIPSLLRRRATRHWSATPERNGLWGIRFMLAVYQRFGRRAFTLLLWPVTAVYWLSGGEQRRASQQWLEAISTYAEKQQVTLPKPLNSFHHFLRFGDAMLDKIASWRGDLRWGKAIDFAPGAEAVINHATPGGRLILASHLGDIEACRALAQQVSGLVINALVFTDHARRFKQVLDEIAPEASINVIPVSQIGPETAILLRQKLDAGEWVAIVGDRTAVNRQRGGSRRVIWSEFLGKPAPFPQGPFVLAAALRCPVILMFALRQGRTLRLHCEHFADPLELPRATRQQALQKAVDRYAQRLEHYALLSPLDWFNFFDFWQLPEVPPTEEKEKEFRC; this is encoded by the coding sequence GTGCTGAACGAGACTTTCCGTCCCTGCGTGGTGATCCCTTGCTATAACCATGGCGTGATGATGGCGTCGGTGCTGGCACGCCTGGCACCGTTTAATCTGCCGGTGCTGATAGTTGATGACGGTAGCGATAGCGAAACCGCCCGCCAGCTTGCGGCCCTTGTTCGGCCCGGTGTGGAGCTGCTGCGTCTGACGCCCAATCAGGGGAAAGGTGCGGCGGTGCTGGCCGGTCTGGCGGCGCTGGGCCGTCAGGGCTTTACCCATGCGGTGCAGGTTGACGCGGACGGGCAGCACCAGATCGAAGATTGTCCGCGCCTGCTGGCGGCCGCACGTGCTGCGCCGGAGGCGCTGATCTCCGGCCAGCCGCAGTATGACGACTCGGTTCCCCGGGCCAGGCTGTATGGCCGCTATATCACCCATTTCTGGGTCTGGGTGGAAACCCTCTCTTTCTCGCTGAAAGACAGCATGTGCGGGTTCCGCGTCTATCCGCTGGCCCCGACACTGTTGCTGGCTCAACGGCATGCCATTGGCCAGCGTATGGATTTCGACACGGAAATTATGGTGCGTCTCTATTGGGCAGGCACCCCGTCATACTTCATTCCCACCCGCGTGACCTATCCGCAGGACGGGCTATCGCACTTTGATGCGCTGCGCGACAATCTGCGTATCTCCTGGATGCATACCCGCTTATTCTTCGGCATGCTGCCGCGTATTCCCTCCCTGCTGCGCCGCCGTGCAACCCGGCACTGGTCAGCGACGCCGGAGCGCAACGGACTCTGGGGCATTCGCTTTATGCTCGCGGTGTATCAGCGCTTTGGCCGCCGGGCATTTACGCTGCTGCTGTGGCCGGTGACCGCAGTTTACTGGTTGAGCGGCGGCGAACAACGCCGGGCTTCACAACAGTGGCTGGAGGCCATCAGCACATATGCTGAGAAGCAGCAGGTCACCCTGCCAAAGCCGCTGAACAGCTTTCACCACTTTCTGCGTTTCGGTGACGCCATGCTGGATAAAATTGCCAGCTGGCGTGGCGATCTGCGCTGGGGAAAAGCCATCGATTTTGCTCCCGGCGCTGAAGCGGTAATTAATCACGCCACCCCGGGCGGGCGGCTGATCCTCGCTTCTCATTTGGGCGATATTGAAGCCTGCCGGGCGCTGGCGCAGCAGGTGAGCGGGCTGGTGATTAACGCACTGGTGTTTACCGATCACGCCCGCCGTTTTAAACAGGTGCTGGATGAGATTGCCCCGGAGGCGAGCATTAACGTTATTCCGGTGAGTCAAATCGGCCCGGAAACCGCCATACTGCTGCGGCAGAAGCTCGATGCCGGAGAGTGGGTGGCGATTGTCGGTGACCGTACTGCGGTGAATCGCCAGCGCGGCGGCAGCCGACGCGTGATATGGAGCGAGTTTCTCGGCAAACCGGCACCGTTCCCGCAGGGGCCGTTTGTTCTGGCGGCTGCGCTGCGCTGCCCGGTGATACTGATGTTTGCCCTGCGTCAGGGCAGGACACTGCGTCTGCACTGTGAACACTTTGCTGACCCGCTGGAGCTGCCGCGTGCGACACGCCAGCAGGCGCTCCAGAAGGCGGTAGATCGCTATGCGCAGCGGCTGGAACACTATGCGCTGCTGTCGCCGCTCGACTGGTTTAACTTTTTTGATTTCTGGCAGCTGCCGGAAGTCCCACCGACTGAAGAAAAAGAGAAGGAGTTCCGGTGTTAA
- a CDS encoding 3-hydroxyacyl-ACP dehydratase FabZ family protein yields MLPVELAVQQQGSEAELLLRVDADLFWFQGHFPGQPLLPGVAQLDWVIHYGTTLLAPGKQFASVENIKFQQPILPGSTLKLTLIWLPEKGLNFHFQRVTEAGLSSASSGKIRLC; encoded by the coding sequence ATGTTGCCCGTTGAGCTTGCGGTACAACAGCAGGGCAGCGAAGCCGAACTGCTGCTGCGCGTCGATGCCGATCTGTTCTGGTTTCAGGGGCATTTCCCCGGCCAGCCGCTGCTGCCCGGTGTGGCGCAGCTGGACTGGGTGATCCATTACGGCACCACGCTGCTGGCCCCGGGAAAACAGTTTGCTTCCGTCGAAAATATTAAATTCCAGCAGCCGATCCTGCCGGGATCCACGCTGAAACTCACCCTTATCTGGCTACCCGAGAAAGGGCTGAATTTTCATTTTCAAAGGGTGACAGAGGCTGGCCTGAGCAGTGCCAGCAGCGGGAAAATCCGCCTGTGCTGA
- a CDS encoding AMP-binding protein, whose protein sequence is MVCASAHQGVTVNRGVLPMGEWLTAAAPGVVARTGTVEWSRQQWQQQVTALGQRLLAHPGQRWALCFEDSYLFSVALLAALHAGKIPLIPGHCRPSLLAEQAADFDGVLSDKAFTLSCPVWQVAGADEAISGPLPPIGPDAAVVLFTSGSTGTPRQVIKPIASLDEEARWLDRLWGDRLQGCTLISSVTHQHLYGLSFRVVMPMALGLPFDSRQVCYSEQLVAQPAGRLAFISSPAFLRRIDFSLTAPDCRLTVSAGGALPWADAQAVERWTGYPVEEIYGSTETSAIASRSRSADRVPWQPFSGVQLRQDEQNNWWVSSALIPQPQGWMLDDKLVFSAGGFQLCGRHDRIVKIEDKRVSLSEIERRLLALPQVADAVALQVVRGDRSGIGVVLVLHQAEGDLNALKRQWRHELQRWLEPVAMPRFWRVVDIIPHNSQSKRAWPQIQELFYVAR, encoded by the coding sequence ATGGTGTGTGCGTCAGCGCATCAGGGCGTCACGGTGAATCGCGGCGTATTGCCGATGGGCGAATGGCTGACGGCTGCCGCGCCCGGCGTGGTGGCACGCACTGGCACAGTTGAATGGAGCCGCCAGCAGTGGCAGCAGCAGGTTACCGCTCTCGGCCAGCGTCTGCTGGCACACCCCGGGCAGCGCTGGGCGCTCTGCTTTGAAGACAGTTATCTGTTCAGCGTTGCGCTGCTGGCCGCACTCCATGCCGGAAAAATCCCGCTGATCCCTGGCCACTGCCGCCCTTCACTGCTGGCGGAGCAGGCTGCGGATTTCGACGGCGTACTCAGCGATAAAGCGTTTACCCTCAGCTGCCCGGTGTGGCAGGTGGCCGGGGCTGACGAGGCGATATCTGGCCCGCTACCGCCCATCGGCCCGGATGCGGCGGTGGTACTGTTTACTTCCGGCTCAACCGGTACTCCGCGTCAGGTGATAAAACCTATCGCCAGCCTCGACGAAGAGGCGCGCTGGCTTGACAGACTGTGGGGCGATCGTCTGCAAGGCTGCACCCTGATTTCCTCAGTCACCCATCAGCATCTTTATGGGCTGAGTTTTCGTGTAGTGATGCCGATGGCACTGGGGCTGCCGTTCGACAGTCGCCAGGTTTGCTACAGTGAACAGCTGGTAGCGCAGCCCGCAGGGCGTCTGGCGTTTATCAGCAGCCCGGCCTTTCTGCGACGCATTGATTTCTCTCTTACGGCTCCTGACTGCCGCCTGACGGTCTCCGCCGGGGGGGCGCTGCCGTGGGCAGATGCACAGGCAGTAGAGCGCTGGACGGGCTATCCGGTGGAAGAGATCTACGGCAGCACAGAAACCAGCGCCATTGCCAGCCGCAGCCGCAGCGCTGATCGGGTACCCTGGCAGCCGTTCAGCGGTGTGCAGCTGCGGCAGGATGAGCAGAATAACTGGTGGGTAAGTTCGGCATTAATTCCGCAGCCACAGGGGTGGATGCTGGATGACAAGCTGGTATTCAGCGCCGGTGGCTTTCAGCTCTGTGGTCGCCATGACCGCATCGTAAAAATTGAAGATAAACGCGTGTCGCTCAGCGAGATTGAGCGGCGGCTGCTGGCGCTACCGCAGGTTGCCGATGCGGTGGCGCTCCAGGTGGTGCGCGGCGATCGTAGCGGTATCGGCGTTGTGCTGGTGCTGCATCAGGCGGAGGGCGACCTTAACGCACTGAAACGCCAGTGGCGTCACGAACTGCAACGCTGGCTGGAGCCTGTGGCGATGCCAAGATTCTGGCGGGTAGTGGATATCATTCCGCATAACAGTCAGAGCAAACGTGCCTGGCCGCAAATACAGGAGTTATTTTATGTTGCCCGTTGA
- a CDS encoding acyl carrier protein, with translation MDKNEIYQEITGLLVKLFELDADDIKPESRLYEDLELDSIDAVDMVVHLQKRIGRKIKPEIFKSVRTVQDVVDAVEQLLREG, from the coding sequence ATGGATAAGAACGAAATTTATCAGGAAATCACCGGCCTGCTGGTCAAGCTGTTTGAGCTGGATGCCGACGATATCAAGCCCGAGTCGCGCCTGTATGAAGATCTTGAACTGGACAGCATTGATGCCGTCGATATGGTGGTGCATCTGCAAAAACGTATTGGCCGCAAAATCAAACCTGAAATCTTTAAATCGGTGCGCACCGTTCAGGACGTGGTGGATGCCGTTGAACAACTGCTGCGTGAAGGCTGA
- a CDS encoding phosphopantetheine-binding protein: MEELSLEIKQMIIDTLNLEEVSVMDIETDAPLFGDGLGLDSIDALELGLAVKTRYGVVLSAESDEMRQHFYSVATLAAFIHAQRSALTA; encoded by the coding sequence ATGGAAGAGTTATCGCTCGAAATTAAACAGATGATTATCGACACGCTTAATCTGGAAGAGGTCAGCGTGATGGATATTGAAACCGACGCACCGCTGTTTGGTGATGGTCTGGGCCTTGATTCCATCGACGCGCTGGAGCTGGGCCTCGCGGTGAAAACCCGTTACGGCGTGGTGCTCTCTGCGGAAAGCGACGAAATGCGCCAGCACTTTTATTCCGTTGCCACCCTGGCGGCGTTTATTCATGCCCAGCGTTCAGCGCTGACGGCCTGA
- a CDS encoding lysophospholipid acyltransferase family protein — MADISLRARRPYRLLNRYWRILMTGCCFTLFGLGGLMLSLVWFNLLLLIVRHPRQRRRLARRSISCCFRFFLRCCRTVGVFDYRIEGAGLLRQDRRCLIVANHPSLVDYVFLASVMPEADCLVKAGLQKNLFLSGVIRAADYLVNSQGETLLPDSQRRLDQGDAIILFPEGTRTRYGEPLRLQRGAANIAVRCGCDLRLVHIVCTQRMLDKQSRWYQVPEEKPLFTIRVRERIDGSTFLAGEEELESRAARRLTHYLQDALTPEHQ; from the coding sequence ATGGCTGATATCTCCCTGCGCGCGCGACGTCCTTATCGTTTACTGAATCGTTACTGGCGCATCCTGATGACCGGCTGCTGCTTTACGCTGTTTGGTCTTGGCGGGCTGATGCTGTCGCTGGTGTGGTTCAACCTGTTGCTGCTCATCGTGCGCCATCCCCGGCAGCGCCGTCGTCTGGCGCGGCGCAGTATCTCCTGCTGTTTTCGCTTTTTTCTGCGCTGCTGCCGTACGGTAGGAGTGTTTGATTACCGCATTGAAGGGGCCGGGCTGCTGCGCCAGGATCGCCGTTGTCTGATTGTGGCAAACCATCCTTCACTGGTGGATTACGTCTTCCTGGCCTCGGTGATGCCGGAAGCTGACTGCCTGGTAAAAGCCGGGTTACAGAAGAATCTGTTCCTCTCCGGGGTAATTCGTGCTGCGGATTATCTGGTTAACAGCCAGGGAGAGACGCTGCTCCCGGACAGTCAGCGCCGTCTCGATCAGGGCGATGCGATTATTCTCTTCCCGGAAGGTACCCGCACCCGTTACGGCGAGCCGCTCCGGCTACAGCGTGGCGCGGCCAATATCGCAGTGCGCTGCGGCTGCGACCTGCGTCTGGTACATATTGTCTGCACTCAGCGTATGCTCGATAAACAGAGCCGCTGGTACCAGGTGCCCGAAGAAAAGCCGCTGTTCACCATTCGGGTGCGGGAGCGTATCGATGGCAGCACATTTTTGGCAGGGGAGGAGGAGCTCGAATCGCGCGCCGCGCGCCGCCTCACTCACTATTTGCAAGATGCATTAACACCAGAACATCAATAA
- a CDS encoding beta-ketoacyl synthase chain length factor encodes MNLAFTLLDWQASAPGLHEPAHWQHWAEQPPAIDSTQPLAKCSQLPMMTARRLNSGSRAAVDCGLALMRRHPVDALVFTSRHGELERNLRILTSLSQQQNLSPTDFAMSVHNAAVGSLTIAASAPLVSTSLSAGADSFQQGLAEVAALHTAGYRQVLLVDFDGTIPDIYHPHIPDQTLFAAYAVALLLAPGDECQCSSQADTTPRAAALPQSLLFLHGWLARQSSFSVAGERLRWQWRCRHG; translated from the coding sequence ATGAATTTAGCTTTCACACTCCTCGACTGGCAGGCGAGCGCGCCCGGGCTGCATGAGCCTGCGCACTGGCAGCACTGGGCTGAACAGCCGCCCGCCATCGACAGTACCCAGCCGCTGGCTAAATGCAGCCAGCTGCCGATGATGACTGCCCGGCGTCTGAACAGCGGCAGCCGGGCAGCGGTGGATTGTGGGCTGGCGCTGATGCGTCGTCATCCCGTGGATGCGCTGGTATTTACCAGCCGCCATGGTGAACTTGAACGTAATTTACGTATTCTCACTTCACTGTCTCAGCAGCAGAATCTGTCGCCTACGGACTTTGCCATGTCGGTGCATAATGCCGCCGTGGGCAGCTTGACCATTGCGGCGAGCGCACCCCTGGTTTCGACCTCGCTATCGGCAGGGGCGGACTCATTCCAGCAGGGACTGGCAGAAGTGGCGGCGCTGCATACGGCAGGTTATCGCCAGGTGCTGCTGGTGGATTTTGACGGCACCATCCCGGATATCTATCACCCCCATATTCCCGACCAGACGCTGTTCGCCGCCTATGCGGTGGCGCTGCTGCTGGCTCCGGGGGATGAGTGCCAGTGCAGCAGCCAGGCGGATACCACACCGCGCGCCGCCGCACTGCCACAAAGCCTGCTATTCCTGCACGGCTGGCTGGCGCGTCAGTCAAGCTTCAGCGTTGCGGGTGAACGCCTGCGCTGGCAGTGGAGATGCCGTCATGGCTGA